The DNA window AAAGTGTTATTCCTACGGACAATGTTTTGCCACCAGCCACGCAGGTTCCGCTTGTGGAGGAAGCGCTTCTGTCTTTGCAAGGGTTTCAACAGGCTATCTCTCTGCAGGATTTTAGATACGATTTAAACAAAGATGGGGTAGTGAATATGTACGATTACTATTTATTAGTTTCCCTGCTTAACCAAACTCCCAACAACAATTAGGCGAAAATCTTTTCTTCCCGGGGGTACGCAAGTCATAAGACTTACGGTTGAGTTATTTGGGATATCTGGATAAAAGTTTTCATAAGGATTAACATCCGAAGGTTCCAAAGTTTTTTTCATAGTAACCACATATTTATAGGTTTTGTTTAGATATTTAATGTAAAACTCGTCTCCCGGCAAAAGGTTTGGCAAGGTGGAGAATATTTTTTTGTAGTCCAAAGGGTCAAAATATTCCTCAAATACGGCATGCCCGTATATAAAAGAGTTGAAACTTTCTCCCGGAAGAGCCGTTCCCGCGTAATGGCCAAGCATTTTATTTGGCGCAAGAGAAGTGTCATTTGTTTTAACTTCCGCCTCATAAATTTTAAGTTTTGGTATTGTTAGAAAAAACTTTTCGGGAACATTTTTATTTGGGGAAACGGCGCGCGCGTATTTTTTTAGTTCTTCAAAAGAAAAGTTTGCTTGACCCGTTTTATAACCTAAAACAGGGTAGAACAAAGGTTTCGCTTGAGAATAAAGGAAGAGTGACCTTGTATAAGGACTTACAACCTTTACATAAGCAATGCTTGTTCCTAAAAAAATTAAAAACCCTGCCACATATACCCTTACAGGTTTTGAGATTTGAGATTTGAGATTTGAGTTTTTTTCGTATTTATACGGTTTAAAGTAATCCATAGGCAGATACCTTTGTTAT is part of the Patescibacteria group bacterium genome and encodes:
- a CDS encoding sortase, which encodes MDYFKPYKYEKNSNLKSQISKPVRVYVAGFLIFLGTSIAYVKVVSPYTRSLFLYSQAKPLFYPVLGYKTGQANFSFEELKKYARAVSPNKNVPEKFFLTIPKLKIYEAEVKTNDTSLAPNKMLGHYAGTALPGESFNSFIYGHAVFEEYFDPLDYKKIFSTLPNLLPGDEFYIKYLNKTYKYVVTMKKTLEPSDVNPYENFYPDIPNNSTVSLMTCVPPGRKDFRLIVVGSLVKQGN